A stretch of Acidimicrobiia bacterium DNA encodes these proteins:
- the hisD gene encoding histidinol dehydrogenase: MTLKLEHIRLSELSEAQRRQIVRRSAVSDPLVRDAARSICDDVLSRGDDAVTEAGVKFGGGRPNPRVPVEEMRSAWEAVGEEVREAIKIAVKNVELFHSAQRPADLTMEPVPGVKIDRRWSPLRSVGAYVPGGKAAYPSSLVMTVVPARTAGVERIVVASPAGPDGIMDVTLLAAAHYLGVTELYAMGGAQAIAALAYGTETIEPVEKIVGPGNAYVTAAKLLVLGRCAIDMPAGPSEVLVVADGTADPEMVAVDMLCQAEHGPDSPAVLVTDSADLGGAVVAQLNRLLPDLERHEILARALSEHGLIVWVDSITEALAFANEYAAEHVTVNTDNAERDAAQIQSAGSIYVGHWSPEAAGDYATGANHVLPTGGLARSMNPLGFEDFGSWRQVQTITEAGLRAIAPTISTLATAEGLTAHRLSVEVRLRNPDG; encoded by the coding sequence GTGACCCTGAAACTTGAGCACATCCGTTTGTCAGAGCTGTCGGAGGCGCAACGTCGACAGATCGTCCGCCGATCGGCGGTTTCAGATCCGTTGGTTCGAGACGCCGCTCGATCGATTTGCGATGACGTTTTGTCCCGTGGCGACGACGCGGTAACCGAAGCAGGTGTGAAGTTTGGGGGTGGCCGGCCAAACCCTCGCGTCCCGGTCGAAGAGATGCGGTCCGCCTGGGAGGCTGTCGGCGAAGAGGTTCGGGAAGCCATCAAGATTGCTGTCAAGAACGTCGAGCTTTTTCATTCTGCGCAACGACCCGCAGACTTGACCATGGAGCCGGTACCGGGTGTGAAGATCGATCGCCGTTGGTCGCCGCTTCGGTCGGTCGGGGCCTATGTTCCTGGTGGGAAAGCGGCCTACCCGTCATCTTTGGTCATGACCGTGGTTCCGGCGCGGACGGCGGGCGTTGAGCGGATCGTGGTCGCATCACCGGCCGGTCCCGACGGGATCATGGATGTCACCTTGTTGGCGGCCGCTCACTACCTCGGAGTCACCGAACTCTATGCCATGGGTGGTGCACAGGCGATCGCGGCGCTCGCCTATGGTACCGAAACGATCGAACCGGTTGAGAAGATCGTCGGGCCGGGCAATGCGTACGTGACGGCCGCCAAATTGCTCGTCCTCGGCCGGTGCGCGATCGACATGCCTGCCGGTCCCAGTGAGGTGCTCGTCGTGGCCGACGGGACCGCCGATCCTGAAATGGTGGCCGTCGATATGCTCTGTCAGGCAGAACACGGCCCCGACTCCCCCGCCGTACTGGTCACCGACTCTGCGGACTTGGGCGGGGCGGTAGTCGCCCAACTCAACCGCCTCCTTCCCGATCTCGAGCGCCATGAGATCCTTGCTCGAGCGCTCAGCGAGCACGGCCTGATCGTGTGGGTTGATTCGATAACCGAAGCCCTCGCGTTCGCCAATGAATACGCTGCCGAACACGTAACGGTGAACACCGACAACGCCGAAAGAGATGCTGCTCAGATTCAATCGGCCGGTTCGATCTATGTTGGCCATTGGTCGCCTGAAGCGGCAGGTGACTATGCGACCGGGGCAAACCATGTCTTGCCGACCGGGGGGCTGGCACGGTCGATGAATCCGCTCGGATTCGAGGATTTCGGATCCTGGCGACAGGTCCAAACGATCACCGAAGCCGGGCTTCGAGCGATTGCTCCGACCATCAGCACGCTCGCCACCGCTGAGGGGCTCACCGCCCACCGCCTGTCTGTCGAGGTCCGGCTACGAAATCCGGACGGCTAG
- a CDS encoding glycerol-3-phosphate acyltransferase has translation MNVMVEGAYVLAAYLLGAIPVAYVLGKARRVDLTTAGSGNLGAGNTTRLLGAKAGALVALLDGAKGLAAVFVGRWMSLSPGVTAVGALAAVAGSNWSIYLWRRSGRGLATSSLAMLAFDPITVLWPGVWSVLGWKIGGGISGFFGWAFLWMAAYALGRPPETVLLAAGMGLLMIIRRAQGNLDDLGQKGPVARVLYDTDHRRSPAEIASGEESLA, from the coding sequence ATGAACGTAATGGTCGAAGGCGCTTATGTGCTCGCCGCGTACTTACTAGGTGCGATCCCGGTTGCCTATGTCCTTGGAAAGGCCCGGCGCGTGGATCTAACCACGGCCGGATCGGGGAATCTTGGGGCGGGCAACACGACTCGCCTGCTCGGCGCCAAAGCCGGAGCGCTGGTGGCACTTCTTGATGGGGCAAAGGGCCTTGCAGCGGTGTTTGTCGGGCGGTGGATGTCACTCTCCCCCGGTGTGACCGCGGTTGGCGCGCTGGCTGCGGTGGCGGGATCCAACTGGTCGATCTACTTGTGGCGCAGGTCGGGCCGCGGATTGGCGACCTCTTCGCTTGCCATGTTGGCCTTCGACCCGATTACCGTGCTGTGGCCGGGAGTTTGGTCCGTCCTTGGCTGGAAGATTGGCGGAGGAATTTCGGGATTCTTCGGGTGGGCTTTCCTCTGGATGGCCGCATATGCACTCGGGCGCCCTCCAGAAACGGTGCTTCTGGCCGCCGGGATGGGCTTGCTAATGATTATTCGCCGGGCCCAGGGGAACCTGGATGATCTCGGTCAAAAAGGGCCTGTCGCCCGGGTTCTCTATGACACGGACCACCGACGGTCACCAGCGGAGATAGCTTCCGGAGAAGAATCGCTGGCATAG
- a CDS encoding GntR family transcriptional regulator, giving the protein MATPKYHVVADRIRTRILSGSLRPLDQLPTEHQMSEEFNVSRGTIRTALAELTGEGLIRSAQGSGSYVAAASPMTRYFSLSSFDDDMRVIGRTPSTEVLAAEKLPAMPGNPLGVETGTPLILLRRLRLADNQPMAVEERWIVEGLCRGLLNDDLAHQSVHWLLTVKYAIPLVRIEHVVERQEVSDADATILNIPPGSPVLTIERLTYTADDEGSRSAAVWFRSVHIDVQSNLERNSL; this is encoded by the coding sequence GTGGCAACTCCGAAGTACCACGTGGTCGCCGATCGAATCCGCACGAGGATTCTCAGCGGATCACTGCGGCCACTTGATCAGCTTCCCACCGAGCATCAAATGAGTGAGGAATTCAACGTCAGCCGGGGAACAATCAGAACGGCACTCGCCGAACTCACTGGCGAGGGGTTGATCAGGAGCGCTCAGGGAAGTGGAAGCTACGTGGCAGCAGCTTCTCCGATGACGCGATACTTCTCGCTCAGCTCATTCGACGATGACATGAGAGTGATCGGCCGGACGCCAAGTACCGAAGTCCTCGCAGCAGAAAAACTCCCCGCCATGCCTGGTAACCCCTTGGGGGTCGAGACCGGAACTCCATTGATTCTCCTGAGGCGGCTGCGACTCGCCGACAACCAACCGATGGCGGTTGAGGAGCGGTGGATCGTTGAAGGTTTGTGTCGCGGGCTTTTGAACGATGATTTGGCCCATCAGTCGGTTCACTGGCTGCTGACGGTCAAATACGCGATCCCGCTCGTCCGGATCGAACACGTTGTCGAACGACAGGAAGTGAGCGACGCGGACGCCACGATACTCAATATTCCACCCGGCTCGCCGGTTCTGACCATCGAACGGCTTACCTATACCGCGGATGACGAAGGCTCGCGGAGTGCCGCTGTGTGGTTCCGATCGGTACACATTGACGTTCAGTCGAACCTTGAAAGGAATTCATTATGA